The nucleotide window GTGGATAATGAGAAATAAAGCTGGAAAATCATTCCCGCATGACCATTATATATGGCACCATCGGCAGCCATCCTGGGTATATTCGATATGCCTGCGCCATGCTTGCATACTGTAAATTTACGGCTGCcaaagtaatatttaaaaatccgtaaatgtaaattaaattccTTCTTAATCAACTGCGTCGTCAATACAAGTTTGCTCGAAGTTCCGGCGACGGATACGATTTCATTAAGTTTGAGTGTAAAGTAAAAGGTAAAAAGAGAAAATCCGCCCGGATTTGAGTAAAACTTTAAGTGGGTCCCGAAGAACGTTAGTGGGTAAGTTTTATAGTGTCCGTTGGCctattttcatttatgttaaTCTATAGTCTAATGGCTGTAAACACTGTATAATTTTTCCCCACAGCTTAATCAAATCAGATATTCTTTGTAGTTGGCAAAGCTGGCACGAAATTCAAATTGGAAAAGTGACACagtgaaattgaaatattatttaaaatacaaaagacGTTTCTGCGTGAAAATTCtgttcaaaaatttattgaaaattacgtAAACGAAGATATTTCAAAATGTCGTCTGAGTGGTGTACCTGCTATAACACGAAACCAGAAGAGAAATCATGTGGCTGTATAGATGTCGAGGAAAAGGAATGTGTTTGTCTTCCGCCCTCGAAAGAGAAACTGACTTCCTTTATGGAAGTCACGAAGCGCAAAGAAATTGACGAAAGCAAGTATGGGCGTGTTTTTGGTGTTTCTGGTCCAGGTAAACTATAATTGTCATTGAATATATCGGTTAATAAAGAATTTGCTTTAAATCCCATAGTGGTAACTGCTGAGAATATGTCGGGCTCCGCTATGTATGAATTGGTTCGTGTTGGATATTTTGAACTCGTCGGCGAAATTATACGTCTGGAAGGTGAAATGGCGACTGTGCAAGTTTATGAGGAGACTTCAGGTGTTACCGTCGGTGATCCTGTTTTAAAGACCGGTAAGCCGCTCTCTGTAGAATTGGGTCCAGGTATAATGGGTGGCATTTTCGATGGAATTCAGCGTCCGCTGCGCATTATAAACGAACTCACAAGTTCTATTTACATCCCGAAGGGTGTGAATGTTACAAGCTTGTCACGCGATATAAGTTGGGAATTTCGCCCAGGCAAGGTATCAATTGGTTCACATTTGACTGGCGGTGACATTTTTGGTTACGTACAAGAAAACACATTAGTAAATCATAAGATTTTAATGAATCCGCGTGCAAAAGgtactgtaaaatatatagCTCCACCGGGTCAATATACTGTCGACGAAGTAGTACTTGAGACCGAGTTTGATAATGTTGTTACCAAACATACCATGTTGCAAGTATGGCCGGTGCGTCAGCCGCGTCCAGTTAATGAGAAATTGCCGGGAAATCATCCATTGTTGACTGGACAACGGATATTGGATTCACTTTTTCCATGTGTTTTGGGTGGCACAACGGCAATACCAGGTGCATTCGGTTGTGGCAAGACAGTTATTTCACAGGTAATACTGTGttctttttataaacaaaaataaaaattgtaaatttctaGTCTTTGTCGAAATATTCCAACTCTGATGTCATAATATATGTCGGATGTGGAGAACGTGGTAATGAAATGTCAGAAGTATTACGAGATTTTCCCGAACTATCTGTTGAAATTGAGGGAGTTACAGAATCTATAATGAAGCGTACCGCTCTGGTAGCTAACACCTCCAACATGCCTGTCGCGGCACGCGAAGCTTCTATTTACACTGGTATCACACTCTCCGAATACTTCCGAGATATGGGTTACAACGTATCAATGATGGCTGATTCCACCTCACGTTGGGCTGAGGCTCTACGTGAAATTTCCGGTCGTTTGGCTGAAATGCCTGCCGATTCCGGTTACCCCGCTTACTTGGGTGCTCGTCTCGCTTCCTTTTACGAGCGTGCTGGACGCGTCAAATGTTTAGGTAATCCTGAACGTGAAGGCTCCGTCTCCATTGTCGGTGCAGTATCGCCACCCGGTGGTGATTTCTCAGACCCTGTAACCTCCGCCACACTCAGTATTGTGCAAGTATTTTGGGGGTTAGATAAAAAGTTGGCGCAACGAAAGCATTTCCCATCAGTAAACTGGCTCATatcatattcaaaatatatgcGTGCGTTGGACGAATATTATGAAGAACATTTTCCGGAATTCGTGCCTCTACGTTTGAAAGTCAAAGAAATTctgcaagaagaagaagacttatCAGAAATCGTACAGCTTGTGGGTAAAGCTTCATTGGCCGAGACCGATAAAGTAACTTTGGAGGTTGCCAAGTTGAttaaagacgattttctgcaGCAGAACTCATATTCGACATATGATCGCTATTGTCCATTCTACAAGACCGTTGGCATGCTCAATAACATAATTACTTTCTACGATCTATCACGTAACGCTATAGAAAGCACAATTTCGGATGAAAATCGTGTTACCTGGAATGAGATACGCCAAGAAATGGGCAATATACTGTACGAATTATCATCCATGAAATTTAAGGTGAGTACGCATGTTTGATATGCTTTTTGTAGATAAATTAAGACAAGGAATTTAAATGGTTTGTTAGGATGCACATAAAGATGGAGAACGAAGAATCATGCGCGAGTACAAGAAACTTAATGACGATATGCAAGCGGCTTTTAGTCGAATGTTGGAATAAATTCATTTGGTAAAACTGTTTcgtttttgatttcaaattcaACTTATTGTATAACACTAATGATaccgtttttaatatttttatatgattgCATAACACATAcacagaaataaaaaacttagAATTTCCATTTGCTGAACTTGTAACTGAATAACGgtcaacttttaaatttttactcacagttttggtttgttttgagatttaattttttataacaataataaacgatttaaattaaaatttttatttcaaatattttcaattatttaccgTTACGAAATAGCATTCGTTGAGAAAGATGCTGAGAatgaaattacatacataaaaaagaaGCACGgatggtatatgtacatatgtcacgTGTTTTAAAATCCTGACACgccttttaaaaatttatatacatacctacattacACATAATTTTGTATGCCAAACTCATTTCACAGAACCGTTAAACTAAGTATAGAATTTGAAttcgaaattttgtttgcttgccGAAAAGGTGTTTCTTACGCCCCTGAAGAATTAAACTCTATTTTACGGTATTTTCTAACAAAGCAGTAAAATgaagtacatacaaattatttcgTCCGGTGAAATGtgtttacaaattttgcatgtgagcaaaaattgaaaaaacaaaccaaaaacaaaaaaaagcgaTTACCCGCAATAAACTGCTAGCAAGTTTTTAATAGCCACctgtattcatacatatataaatgttgtgtgtgtacgtgtgcaCACAACCCTTTACCGAATTCTGGTATTGTTACAATGTTCCATTTAACTGCCCAGTGCAAACtatcttgtcaaaaaaaaaaaagcttagaCTTTTCACTGCTATCCACTTATTATCCCATTAAGCGCCATGGTTACAATATGTCCTGCAGTTATTGCTTTAGTCCGCATTTCTGGCACTGGTACTGGCGCTCAGCACCTCGTCAAGTCACTTTACGGTTTTATTTCACCCAACCGTGGCCAGAAGAAGTGGAGCCTTCGCAAGTTTATTACGCTATCAAAATCAAGCACACAACTGGCCACATACTGTGCTTTTCgtcacacatgtgtgtgtgtagattttcatgttgaaatgaaattttctttgttgacgcgcacattttatttttattgtggaCATTTTATGCGAACGGTCGGTCGGACGGTCGGCCGCCCTGCCATCATGTTGAAATTTGAATGTGTGTGTCAAGCCAAGTAcacctgtatgtgtgtgtatgtcctTCGTATATGTATGGCGTTGGCGACGTGTCATGTTTAGCAAAGTGGAACGCCACGAGCACTCACTTCACCTGCTGTGCTGCGTTTATGGCGGTGGCAG belongs to Bactrocera dorsalis isolate Fly_Bdor chromosome 1, ASM2337382v1, whole genome shotgun sequence and includes:
- the LOC105230813 gene encoding V-type proton ATPase catalytic subunit A — protein: MSSEWCTCYNTKPEEKSCGCIDVEEKECVCLPPSKEKLTSFMEVTKRKEIDESKYGRVFGVSGPVVTAENMSGSAMYELVRVGYFELVGEIIRLEGEMATVQVYEETSGVTVGDPVLKTGKPLSVELGPGIMGGIFDGIQRPLRIINELTSSIYIPKGVNVTSLSRDISWEFRPGKVSIGSHLTGGDIFGYVQENTLVNHKILMNPRAKGTVKYIAPPGQYTVDEVVLETEFDNVVTKHTMLQVWPVRQPRPVNEKLPGNHPLLTGQRILDSLFPCVLGGTTAIPGAFGCGKTVISQSLSKYSNSDVIIYVGCGERGNEMSEVLRDFPELSVEIEGVTESIMKRTALVANTSNMPVAAREASIYTGITLSEYFRDMGYNVSMMADSTSRWAEALREISGRLAEMPADSGYPAYLGARLASFYERAGRVKCLGNPEREGSVSIVGAVSPPGGDFSDPVTSATLSIVQVFWGLDKKLAQRKHFPSVNWLISYSKYMRALDEYYEEHFPEFVPLRLKVKEILQEEEDLSEIVQLVGKASLAETDKVTLEVAKLIKDDFLQQNSYSTYDRYCPFYKTVGMLNNIITFYDLSRNAIESTISDENRVTWNEIRQEMGNILYELSSMKFKDAHKDGERRIMREYKKLNDDMQAAFSRMLE